Proteins encoded within one genomic window of Triticum aestivum cultivar Chinese Spring chromosome 2D, IWGSC CS RefSeq v2.1, whole genome shotgun sequence:
- the LOC123051097 gene encoding glyoxylate/hydroxypyruvate reductase HPR3 isoform X2 — protein sequence MEDTTPPADERPLVLLGQPLFPEFATALAGRFRFVLVADADAATLAQGRALLIGLNPVTDDHLAALPALGLVAGISVGVNHVDLAACRRRGIAVTNAGAAFAVDTADYGVGLVVAVLRRLAAAEAHVRAGRWAADGDYPLTTKVSGKRVGIVGLGNIGSRIARRLAAFGCAVSYNSRSPKPSAPYEFVPAVRDIAAGSDVLVLSCALTEETRHVVNREVMEALGKAGVLVNVGRGGLVDEPELVRCLQEGVIGGAGLDVFESEPDVPPELFSMDNVVLSAHRAVATPESIRGTIELVAANLDAFFAGKPLLSPVEL from the exons ATGGAAGACACGACGCCGCCCGCTGACGAGAGGCCGCTGGTGCTCCTGGGGCAGCCGCTCTTCCCGGAGTTCGCCACCGCGCTGGCCGGCCGCTTCCGGTTCGTCCTGGTCGCGGACGCCGACGCCGCGACCCTGGCCCAGGGGAGGGCGCTGCTCATCGGGCTCAACCCGGTCACGGACGACCACCTGGCCGCGCTCCCGGCGCTCGGGCTCGTGGCGGGCATCTCCGTGGGCGTCAACCACGTCGACCtcgccgcctgccggcgccgcgGGATCGCCGTCACCAACGCAGGCGCCGCCTTCGCGGTCGACACGGCCGACTACGGCGTCGGGCTCGTCGTCGCCGTGCTCCGCCGGTTGGCCGCCGCCGAGGCCCACGTCCGGGCCGGCAGGTGGGCGGCCGACGGCGACTATCCTCTCACCACCAAG GTGAGCGGCAAGCGGGTGGGGATCGTGGGGCTGGGCAACATCGGCTCCCGCATCGCGCGGCGTCTCGCCGCCTTCGGCTGCGCCGTCTCCTACAACTCGAGGTCGCCCAAGCCGTCGGCGCCGTACGAGTTCGTCCCGGCCGTGCGCGACATCGCCGCCGGCAGCGACGTGCTGGTGCTATCCTGCGCGCTGACGGAGGAGACGAGGCACGTGGTGAACCGGGAGGTGATGGAGGCGCTGGGGAAGGCCGGCGTGCTGGTGAACGTCGGCCGCGGCGGCCTCGTGGACGAGCCGGAGCTGGTCCgctgcctgcaggagggcgtcatCGGCGGCGCCGGCTTGGACGTGTTCGAGAGCGAGCCGGACGTGCCGCCGGAGCTCTTCTCCATGGACAACGTCGTGCTTTCGGCGCACAGAGCCGTGGCCACGCCGGAGTCCATCCGCGGCACGATCGAGCTCGTCGCGGCCAACCTCGACGCCTTCTTCGCAGGGAAGCCACTGCTCAGCCCCGTGGAGCTCTGA
- the LOC123051097 gene encoding glyoxylate/hydroxypyruvate reductase HPR3 isoform X1: MRPPARTQADASKPVVLLADPIIPEFELELSARYSLLPLADVDADTAASARALLTVELPAVSAELMGALPKLELVLASSVGVDHVDLAACRRRRIAVTNAGDAFSDDAADYGVGLVIAALRRVAAADAYVRRGGWPAGGDYPLATKVSGKRVGIVGLGNIGSRIARRLAAFGCAVSYNSRSPKPSAPYEFVPAVRDIAAGSDVLVLSCALTEETRHVVNREVMEALGKAGVLVNVGRGGLVDEPELVRCLQEGVIGGAGLDVFESEPDVPPELFSMDNVVLSAHRAVATPESIRGTIELVAANLDAFFAGKPLLSPVEL; this comes from the exons ATGCGGCCGCCGGCTCGAACCCAAGCCGATGCCTCCAAGCCTGTCGTGCTCCTGGCCGACCCCATCATCCCAGAGTTTGAGCTGGAGCTCTCAGCTCGCTACAGTCTCCTTCCTCTCGCCGATGTTGACGCGGACACAGCCGCCTCGGCGCGGGCGCTCCTTACAGTCGAGCTCCCGGCGGTGTCCGCCGAGCTCATGGGCGCGCTCCCAAAGCTGGAGCTCGTACTCGCCTCGTCCGTCGGCGTTGACCACGTCGATcttgccgcctgccgccgccgcaggATTGCCGTCACCAACGCAGGGGATGCGTTCTCTGACGACGCGGCCGACTACGGCGTGGGGCTTGTCATAGCCGCTCTCCGCCGCGTCGCCGCTGCAGACGCGTACGTCCGACGCGGCGGCTGGCCGGCCGGCGGGGACTATCCCCTCGCCACCAAG GTGAGCGGCAAGCGGGTGGGGATCGTGGGGCTGGGCAACATCGGCTCCCGCATCGCGCGGCGTCTCGCCGCCTTCGGCTGCGCCGTCTCCTACAACTCGAGGTCGCCCAAGCCGTCGGCGCCGTACGAGTTCGTCCCGGCCGTGCGCGACATCGCCGCCGGCAGCGACGTGCTGGTGCTATCCTGCGCGCTGACGGAGGAGACGAGGCACGTGGTGAACCGGGAGGTGATGGAGGCGCTGGGGAAGGCCGGCGTGCTGGTGAACGTCGGCCGCGGCGGCCTCGTGGACGAGCCGGAGCTGGTCCgctgcctgcaggagggcgtcatCGGCGGCGCCGGCTTGGACGTGTTCGAGAGCGAGCCGGACGTGCCGCCGGAGCTCTTCTCCATGGACAACGTCGTGCTTTCGGCGCACAGAGCCGTGGCCACGCCGGAGTCCATCCGCGGCACGATCGAGCTCGTCGCGGCCAACCTCGACGCCTTCTTCGCAGGGAAGCCACTGCTCAGCCCCGTGGAGCTCTGA